A genomic window from Ananas comosus cultivar F153 linkage group 22, ASM154086v1, whole genome shotgun sequence includes:
- the LOC109727005 gene encoding pentatricopeptide repeat-containing protein At2g29760, chloroplastic-like, which translates to MLHETHQKTLASILNPHHALQVTAQLLLRGLLRRRRRLLSMLVSFFALSDPPDLVHARLLFSHLPRPNAFAYNAMIRAHSRAQSPRESVLLYKSMVSNGAPLIANNFTFTFIVNACAKLPSPDVGFGVHCHVVKCGFHSDTYVMNSLMHLYSSFGDMPCSRKVFDACSQRDAVSFNTMMDGYAKAGEAVNGLSVFKQMLDSDSKPDSSTFASVLSLCSELGDARTGKMVHLLAYKTIGSDKFSNYIVTALVDMYSRCGMMRLANQAFRMMGDSADVKAWSSLVSGYARCGDIGTARKLFSEMPQKDLIAWTALISGCARSGKYREALEIFMEMEKEGLRPDEVTMVTVLSACAQLGALDLGKKLHGYVEDDGLLNRNPRIITAIVDIYAKCGCIQEALDIFYKVDYRLKTVELFNAIISGLAQHGLGEKAIAVFGEMESLGFVPDEITFVGVLCACSHSGLVSEGTKLFDSMVKYGLKPQIEHYGCMVDLFGQVGLLNEARSFIEKMPIKANSVIWSALLRSCRIHRNAEIGELAKEQLLQLDCNYKERDFLLSDLFSDVKRRDYAQKLRDIINYRHNGRRTGYSYVEWDGTVHQFSANMNSHPQAKEISIMLEEISRRLSFTGYDTVTEQILYNVGKDKKGSLVPYHSEKVALAFGLINLGAEEPVKIVTNLRMCSDCHSSFKLLSKIFNREITVRDGIRFHEIKHGLCSCEDNW; encoded by the coding sequence ATGCTACACGAAACCCACCAAAAAACCCTAGCCTCCATTCTCAACCCCCACCACGCTCTCCAGGTTACAGCGCAGCTCCTCCTCCGCggtctcctccgccgccgccgccgcctcctctccATGCTCGTCTCCTTCTTCGCCCTCTCCGACCCCCCCGACCTCGTCCACGCTCGCCTCCTCTTCTCCCACCTCCCTCGCCCCAACGCCTTCGCCTACAACGCCATGATCCGCGCCCACTCCCGCGCCCAGTCCCCTCGCGAATCCGTGCTCCTCTACAAGTCCATGGTCTCCAACGGCGCTCCTTTGATCGCCAACAACTTCACCTTCACCTTCATAGTCAACGCCTGCGCGAAGCTTCCCAGCCCCGATGTGGGTTTTGGGGTTCATTGCCACGTTGTGAAATGTGGGTTTCATTCGGATACTTACGTTATGAACTCGCTTATGCATCTGTACTCTTCGTTTGGTGATATGCCGTGTTCACGCAAGGTGTTTGATGCGTGTTCTCAACGGGATGCTGTATCGTTTAATACTATGATGGATGGGTATGCTAAAGCTGGTGAAGCGGTTAATGGCCTGAGTGTTTTTAAGCAGATGCTGGATTCAGATTCTAAGCCGGATAGCTCTACATTCGCCTCCGTGCTTTCTCTCTGTTCGGAATTGGGTGATGCTAGAACTGGGAAGATGGTTCATTTGCTAGCTTATAAAACTATAGGATCTGACAAATTCAGTAATTATATAGTTACCGCACTTGTCGACATGTACTCTAGATGTGGGATGATGAGATTGGCCAATCAAGCGTTTCGCATGATGGGCGATAGTGCGGATGTCAAGGCATGGAGTTCTTTGGTTTCCGGTTATGCTAGATGTGGGGACATTGGTACTGCCCGTAAACTGTTTAGTGAAATGCCTCAAAAGGATTTGATAGCTTGGACAGCGTTAATTAGTGGCTGCGCTCGATCAGGAAAGTACAGGGAAGCATTGGAAATTTTTATGGAGATGGAGAAGGAAGGACTTAGACCTGATGAAGTGACCATGGTTACTGTGCTTTCAGCATGTGCTCAATTGGGTGCCCTTGATTTGGGGAAGAAGCTTCACGGTTACGTAGAAGACGATGGGTTGCTTAATAGAAACCCCAGAATAATTACCGCAATTGTGGATATATATGCCAAGTGTGGGTGCATACAAGAAGCTttagatatattttacaaaGTTGATTACAGATTAAAAACAGTAGAGCTATTCAACGCGATTATTTCGGGACTCGCTCAACATGGACTTGGTGAGAAAGCAATTGCAGTATTTGGTGAAATGGAATCACTAGGGTTTGTTCCTGACGAGATCACGTTTGTAGGTGTTTTATGTGCCTGCAGTCACAGTGGCTTGGTTTCAGAGGGCACGAAATTGTTTGATTCCATGGTGAAGTATGGACTTAAACCACAGATTGAACATTATGGATGCATGGTTGATCTCTTTGGGCAAGTTGGGTTGTTGAATGAGGCACGCAGTTTTATCGAGAAGATGCCAATTAAAGCAAACTCAGTGATCTGGTCAGCTCTGTTGCGTTCATGTAGAATCCATAGGAATGCTGAGATTGGAGAACTTGCGAAAGAACAACTTCTTCAACTCGACTGTAATTATAAGGAGAGAGATTTTCTTTTATCTGACCTATTTTCTGATGTCAAGCGACGGGATTATGCTCAAAAGTTGAGAGATATTATAAATTACAGACATAATGGTAGGCGAACTGGCTACAGCTATGTCGAATGGGATGGGACAGTGCACCAATTCTCAGCAAATATGAATTCACACCCTCAGGCCAAAGAGATAAGTATAATGCTTGAAGAAATTTCGAGGAGATTGAGTTTTACAGGATATGATACGGTTACTGAACAAATACTTTACAATGTCGGTAAGGATAAAAAGGGTAGTTTAGTTCCTTATCACAGTGAGAAGGTCGCTTTAGCATTTGGGTTGATAAACTTAGGTGCTGAGGAACCAGTAAAAATTGTTACGAATCTTCGTATGTGCTCGGATTGCCATTCATCTTTTAAGCTCCTATCGAAGATTTTTAATAGGGAGATTACTGTAAGGGATGGAATTAGGTTTCATGAAATAAAGCATGGATTATGCTCTTGCGAAGACAACTGGTGA